Within Citromicrobium bathyomarinum, the genomic segment TAGCGGCCGGAGGAGCGAAATGAACTCTTCTGCGCTCACCCCTGTTAGGGGGTACTGGCGGATGACGTCGATCACATGATTGGCATGCATGAAGGCAATCCGCGCCTGATCATCCGATTGCAGCGCTTCGAGCTCAGGTGATGATGCAAGCTTTGACCACCCTTCGATGAAGCGCGGCGTCAACGCACAGATTTCATAGGATTCAGCCAGCGCACTGGCGACCGAAATCATTCGCCCGTTCGAAGGCACCTGTATTGCCGGATCGAAGGACAAGGCCTTCAAAAGAGCATCGACAACGCCATCATCATTATGCGCGATCAATCCAAGCGCGTCGCCCGGTGCATAGGCAGGAGGTTCGTCCACGAACTCAAGCGCGATATGCCGGGTGGCCTTGGTGGATCCCGGCGCTGTCAGTATCCGGTTTTCCGTTACGCACGCGGTAAGCGGTTCGTACCGCGGCGATCGCTCGACCGATCCTGCGATTTCCGCTTCTGCGACAGGCTTTGCAGCTTCCTCGCCGATGAGTTTGGCCAGGACAGAACCACGCCATTGCGCGGCTGTATCCTCGTAATCGACATCACAGTCGACGCGGTCCTGGATACGTACAGCACCTGCCGTAGCCAGCGCGCGGTCGAGCCGCTTGCCAGCCTCGCAGAACTGTTCGTAGGTGGAATCCCCGAGGGCGAGAACCGAATAGCGAATGCCCGACAGATCGGGGCAATCTTCGCTTTCGACCGCTTCGAAGAATTCCTCTGCTGTATAGGGTACTTCACCTTCTCCCGTAGTGCTTGTCACGAACAGCAGCACATCGAGTGTGTCGAGATCCTCTGGATCGAAATCGGCGACATCCTGACAGGTGACTCTAAGGTCGGCGGCCTCGGCTTCGCGCGAGAGCGCACCTGCCACGTCCTCGCTCGCTCCGGTCTCAGTCGCGTAGAGGATGGTTACCAGTTTCGGTCGCTCGGTCGCAGTCGCCATCACAGCTTCCTCGACAAGGGTTTGTGCGCCTGCATCAGCAGACACATCCCGCCCGTCAGCCACGATTGATTGATCGGCCGTCAGCATCGCGACCCCATCGATTCAAACGCGGGAAAGGCGGGCCCGGAATTCATGCCGACGCTTCTTCCGATTCTTCGATGATAAGGAAAACGCTGTCACCTTCGACCTCGACCGGATAGGTCCGGACCGGAATCCAAGCCGGCACGCCGGTGACTTCGCCAGTGAGAAAGCTGAAGCGGGAACTGTGCATGGGGCATTCCACGCTCTCGTCGCAAAGATAGCCTTCGCTGAGTGATTCATCCTCGTGCGTGCAGCGATCGTCGATCGCGCGGAACCCGTGCTCTTCCAGGTGGGCAACGCAGATCGTCCGGCCTGCCGCCTCGATCTTGGTCATTTCGCCAACCGGCAGCTCGCTTGCCTTGAGTACTTCAACCCTGCTCATGCCACTTTACTCCAATTGTCCAGGATCACCGGGAAAGAAACGAATGTCGGGATCTGGTCACGTGGATCATCCGAATGCTTGAGAGGCAGCGTCTGGACCTGCTGATCGGGATCGCGCCGGATACCCGCACGGAACAGGCCCTGAACCATGCGCAAATGGCTACCGCTCTTACCGTCATTGCCGAGCACGGTACGCAAACCCAGGCATTGGTGCGGGCCTGTGGCGAATGCGAGCCCATAGCGATTGATGCCTTCGGGAATTGTCCGGTCCGGGTTGAACTGGTTTGAGTCACCCCCGAACACGTCAGAGTCCCGGCCGGCTCGCGCAATGTAGGCATGGATTTCGTCGCCCGCCTTGATGGCGACTTCCTCGGCATCGACATCGTCGACGGCAAGTCGCGTAAGATAGGGAATGAAAGGTGCGCGCAAGCGCAGCGTTTCCTGGAGCGCATTCGAGACGAATTCCATGTCTTCGATGCGCTGGCGATCCTCGGGATGTTCCTCGAACCAGCCGATGAGATAGTCGACCGTCGACATGACGGCCTGCGCACTCGTACCCGTGGTTGCGACGAAAAACAGGATGGCTTCCTTGACCCCGGTTTCTTCGTCGGCATAATCCTCGACTGCTTCGGTTGCGATCATGTGCAGCAGATTGAGCGGCACCTCGTCTTCAGACAGATTTCCGGCTTTGACCTGTGCCAGCTGGCTCTTCGCAAACTCGAGTGACGGCTTGTAGAATTCCTCTACGAATACCTTCCGTGCTTCGAGCCCCGCATTGGTCACTTCTTCGCGATTTTCGAAATGGGCCGCGCTCAGGCCACCGAAGATGGGCAGCGCACAGCCGCGCAAGCGCGCCATGCCTTCCTCGGACTCGACGCCCTGGATACCGATGATCTTGGCCGCAAATTCGAGGAAGATGAGCTCGACTACGCCCGCCAAATCGATGCTGAAGGTGCCATCGGCATTTTCTTCTGCCTTGCGCCCCATCCAGCGCTGGACTGCCGGGAGGATGATTTCCTCGCGGTAATGTACGAGCTGCTCTGGCCGCACCAGTTGGTTTAGGAGCCGGCGACGCTTGCGGTGTGCATCGCCCTTGCTCATGGCAAGGTTACCCTCCTGAAACGCCTTGACGTTGATGGCCCCCAATTCGTCCGGGTGGAGGTAATTGTCTGCGGAGACGTTTGCATCTTCTTCGACGGCCTTGGACCGCAACACCTTCTGCAGAACATCGAGCTTTTCAATTTCGACGCGCGAAAAAGGGCATTGTCCGGCTTGCGCCGATGAATCGGATGCCATTTAAGTTCTCCTCTGCCTGTAAGAGCCTGTCTTCAAAAGTAGTTGGGAGATATCAGCTGGTTGCGCTTGACGCGCTGGTGCATCGCTGATTCCGGGGTTTCGCCAGAAACGACCGAGGAATAAGCGATGTGGACCGATACCTCCCGGCAGCAGCATAGCCGCCCGGGTCTACGTTATCCAAGCGATTTGCGCGATGCCGAGTGGGCCTTGATCGAGCCTCTGTTGCCGCCCGCGAAACCTGGCGGCAGGCCGCGCTGCGCCGACCTGCGCGAGGTGATGAACGCGATCCTCTATCTGGCAACAAGCGGTTGCCAATGGCGGATGCTGCCCAAGGATTTCCCTCCGCTCTCGACGGTTCAACGCTATTTCTATGCCTGGCGCGACAGCGGCCTATGGCAGACGATCAATCACCTGCTGGTGATGGCTGCGCGCCAGATCGAAGGGCGCGAGGCCAGCCCCAGCGCCGGGGTGATCGATAGCCAGAGCGTCAAGACCACCGAGAGTGGCGGCCCACGGGGCTACGATGCGGGCAAGAAGATCATGGGACGCAAGCGTCACATCATCACCGATACGCTCGGACTGATGTTGTTCGTCACCATCCACGCTGCCAGCATTCAGGATCGCGACGGGGCGGTCGATCTCATCAAGGCAATCCGCTACCGCTTCCCGTGGCTGCGCCACCTCTTCGCCGATGGGGGCTACGCAGGCGACAAGCTCATCGGCGCGCTTCAAGGGCATGGGCAATGGACGCTCGAGATCGTGCGCCGCTGCGACACCGCCAGGGGCTTTGTTCTGCTCCCGCGCCGCTGGGTGGTCGAGCGCACCTTCGCCTGGCTCGGCAGATGTCGACGGCTCGCAAAGGACTGGGAAAGAACTATCGAAAGTTCCACCGCATGGACTACCATCGCCCACATCCGCCGCCTCACCCGCCTCATCGCAAGCCACTGCCAGATCGCATAAACTTCTGAGTCAGGCTCTAAGGACCAGTCGCCAGGGCGATGCCTCACCTTGTATTGGACTAAACATAGAGGCTGGTCCGACCTTCGTATGTCACCGATAGTGGGGACCGCCTCAAAGCTCGTCAGAGCGCTGACCATCCCCCGTCGACCGGCAGGAAGATGCCAGTCACGAAGGCTGCTTCCGGCGACGACAGGAACATGACGGCGTTCGCGATATCTCGTGTTGACGCGAGCCGCTTCATTGGATGCATGTTTGCAATTGCTTGACGCGCTGCAACCTCCGCATCGGCATCGAGACCGGAGAGGCTCTGCTTCATCATGCCCGTGGGTGTCCCACCTGGAGCAACACAGTTGATGCGAATATTCTGCTCGGCATATTCGATGGCAGCGTTTTTGGACATTCCCAGAACAGCCGCCTTGCTGGCCACGTATGCGGTTTGCTGCGCCATCGAATGAACGCTTAGAAACGATGCGGTATTGACGATCGCGCCGCCGGAATCCTGCTGCAGCATCAACTGGATCTGTTCACGCATGCAAAGCCACACGCCCATCACGTTGATCCGTAACACCCGCTCGAATTCGTCCACGGGGATGTCGGCGGCCAGGCTGGAAGACTGGGTGATCCCAGCATTGTTGAAGGCTATGTCGAGGCGGCCGTTGATGGAATGAGCTTCCTTGACGGCTGAACGAACCGAGTTCTCATCGCCAACATCCGCGACGATGGGATGAAACCTACGCTCGCCATCTCCCAGCATATTGCCGGTTGAGGTCAACCCGCCTTCGGACAAGTCTATGCCCGCCACAGTCGCACCTTCGGCAATGAATGCGGCGGCCGCCTCTTGGCCGATCCCGCTGCCGGCGCCCGTGATCATTACAGTTTTTCCGTCGAAGCGCATCTTTGTCGGTTCCTTTCCCAAATTCGTCGTGCTCGGACCTGGTGCACTCACAGCGCAATTCACCGCCCCAGAAGTCGTCGGTCGGCCAACCAGCCCTCGGTAAGGTCTATGGCTCTGCTCAAATGATCTGGCTGGCCGACGTAGTAGTGAGTGGCCCCATCTATCCGATGGTACTGCTTGTCCACGGTGCCTGCGGCCTTGAAGACTGACTGGCAATGATAGCTTGGCACTGCATCGTCAGCCGAGTTTTCGATCAGCAGCAACGGAGCGGATATCTGCTCCGCGCATTTGATCCCATCGGCATTGGTGTCGTCGATAGACCATTGCGAGAGCCAGCTGCGTAGGGTCGAGAAGCGCGCGAGCCCAACGGGGCCGGAATTCACCGTTTCGGGATCGCCCAGATAGCACCATCCGATCGGGCGATCATTGGGGTCGAGCGCAGGATCGAGGAACCGGGGGTCTGCAAGGGTGCGGTGCGTGACGAAACCACGCTCCTTCTCTTTTCCTCCAGCATTGCGGAGTCGTTCGAGCGTGTCCTTCACATTAGCCGTGATCTTGCGCACGCGCGCCAGTTGCGCGCCCCGGTAGCGCTCCAGGAAAGCGGTGTCGAATGGCGGATTTACCTGGTCTCCGTAGATGTCCAGCGACTGGTCACGCGTATCAGGATCGTCTTCATCGATGACGGAAGGATCTATGACATCGAGCAGGAGTTGCGCGCGGGAACTGTGTGCCGCCTGGAAAACTACTGCATCAGCCGGAATCAGCCGCGCCCCTGCGAGGTCTATGGGATCCCCGGCAGGCGTCCCCGTTATGGAAGGATTTTCGGCCTGAGACTGATAGAACAGCGAAAGGGAACCACCGCCGCTCCATCCGACGAGCACCACATGCTTGTAGCCAAGCACTTCCTTGGCGTGCCGGATATACGCGCCCAGATCGAGCAAAACCTTTTCGAGAATGCAGGCGGTATCGTTCCTTGCATAACGGCTGCCTGCACAAAGGACGTGCGCGCCGCGATGCGCAGCTTCGCGCGGAACCGGAAGCAATTGCAGGGTCGAAGCGGGATGCATGTAGACCTGCAGCGTGTCGCTCGGCTGGTCGCGCGGTCGAATCAAAATTCCTTCGACGTTCACCGCGCCTTGGTTTCCAGCAAAGCCATATGTTTCGGTGAAGGCCTGGCTCTCGTCATAGGCGAGATGAAGCCATTCGAATTCCAGTTCGAAGCGCTGCGGCATTTCGTTTTATCCCCTCACACTTTGAGGCAGGGTCCGCGCGAAACTTGCCCGTTAACCTCTTCAAGTCTATGCTTTACCGAACAGCCGCGTCTGCCGATGTCCCCTGCGCGCGGGACGGAACCGGAAATGACGGCTGAATTGGAGAGAAAACATGCCTTTTTGGACCCAATTGTCCGAGACGAAGCTCATGCAATTGGAGTCGGAGTTTCCGAAACTGATCATGTCGATCGGTCAAAAGTCTTTCGGCGCCCACCTGCTTCGCCTTCTTAACGCAACTTGCGGAGCGGAACACGCATCAGTCTTTAATCTCACTAAAGACGATCTCGTAGAAATTACGGCAGTGAGTATCGACGGCTCGGACACGGCGCACCGCCAAGTGGAAATCTACCTGAAGGAGGGCCTGTGGCGCAAAGATCCTTCTCTCGACGAGGCGCGACAACAACTGCGTATCGAGGATGCCGCGGTTGTTCGGACCGATGTAGAGCACCTATCAAACCCGACCTTACGAGATCTGGTCTATGGTGAGCCTCATGTTCAGGACCGACTTCTGATCTGCGCACGGAATGGTGACAACATTTTGGGATTAAGTGTCCTCCGAACATCAAAGAAAGGTCCCTTCACCTCAGAGGATGTGGAATCGATCCGGTCAATTTCCAATTCGATTTTCGCGGTCGTCGCGAAGCACATCAACCTGTCCTGGGATGGACCCGATGTCTCGGTGGCGCTCACCTCGCTTGAGGAAATTGAAGCTTGCATCGAGGAATGCGCAAGCGAACTGCCTCGGCGGGAGGCGCAGGTATCGGCTCGTATCATATTCGGCATGACCACGACGGGGATCGGCCTGGAGCTTGAGATCAGTGACGAGACAGTCATGACCTATCGCAAGCGTTCGTATCAGCGATTGGAGATCGCAACACAGCGCGAGCTTCTTCTCTGGTACCTCGAGCTTTGGAGTAAGTGGCAAAACCGATCGACGCGCGAGTGTGATCTTACGCTGTCCAATTCTGACAGGGACCGAGACAGGAGGCTGCCCCGCGCGAGCACCGGTATCACGTCTCGCAAGACGATAGGCTCGCAGGTAAGCGCGGCGGCCTAGAACCGGCAGCAATTCAGCTTGGCTCGCGACGACAGACTGGCCTTCGGCGAAGCTAGATAGCCTTTTCGATCAACGCGCTCGCTTGATGTCGTTGATGACGTTCGTCATCGATTGGACGATGTCTGAACCCATCTCGATCGCGCGCTGCTTGCCGTCTTTCCACGCTTTGAGATGCGCGATGCCCTTCTCCGAATGATTGTTCCAGTCGGGATCGGTAGGATAAGTGATTTCCAGCCTGATCCCGTTCGGATCCTTGAAATACACACTGTAGATGAGGCCATCGTGATCGGTTGGTCCTACAACCTCCAGGCCCTTTGACGTCAGCCAATCGAACCACTCGTCGACTTCCTCCCGACTCTCAGCCTGAAGCGCGATATGATCGAATATCTCGTATGCCGGGTGCGAGACGGCGGGTCGCTCTGGCAGTCCCGGAGCTTCGAAGAACGCAATTGTCGACCCGTCCTTCATGCGAAAGAAGATATGAAAGTAGGGAAATTCGTCGCCGGTCGAAGGCACCGAATTGCCGACCACGGTACTCGCGAGGTCCATCCCCATGACGTTCATGTAGAAGTCAGCGGTGGCCTCGACATCATGCGTCACCCACGCTGCGTGGTTGAGCATGAGCGGAGTTAGCTTTGTCGACTGGGTTTCGTGGACGGTCATTTCAAACACTCCCCGCATTGGATAGATTGAGGAATTAGACTATCGGCGCCAGAAACTATGTCCCCAGCGATTGGGACAGCTGCGCAGAGGCTACTCAACGCCTAGTAATATTGGCGGCAATTCGCGGCAGTTGGCCTGCTGCCAGGCCAACAAGGTGGACCGAAGGCTCAACGTTTCGGCGATCTCGTCACGCCCTTCGATCAAAGCGCGCTTCCGTCCTTCGGCGATATCGAAGGGCAGCTCGATACCGCCGCCGTAGGTCACCGTCTGACCAATCAGATCGACCCGTACCCGCGCCCGCCCAGCATCTGCCACTGTTTCTCGAAGCGCAGATATTTCAGGAACGGCAAGAACGATCGGCAAAATGCCATTCTTGAAGCAGTTGTTGTAAAAGATTTCGGCAAAGCTTTCGGCTATGATGCAACGAATTCCGAAATCCAGCAGGGCCCATGGCGCATGCTCCCTGCTCGAGCCGCACCCGAAGTTTGCCCCTGCCACGAGAATGCCCGCATTGCCCCATGGCACACGGTTGAGAACGAAGTCGGGATTGAGTGAACCGTCGGCACGATATCGCATTCTCGCAAACAGGGCACGGCCGAGACCCTTGCGCTCGACGGTCTTCAGAAACTCTCCGGGAAGTATCTTGTCGGTGTCGATATTGTCGATAGGTATGGGAGCCGCAGTCGCTTCAAGGCGTTCGAAACGGGTCATCGCTCAAGCTTTCTGGGATCAGCGATCTTGCCCGACAGCGCACTTGCGGCCGCGACCGCGGGCGAGACAAGATGGGTACGTCCGCCGGTGCCCTGGCGGCCTTCGAAATTGCGGTTCGAGGTGGAGGCACACCGTTCGCCAGGCGCCAGTCGATCCGGATTCATGCCAAGACACATCGAGCAGCCAGCTTCCCGCCACTCAAACCCCGCCTCCAGGAAAACGAGATCGAGTCCCAGATCTTCTGCCTGCAGGCGGACCTGGCCGGAACCCGGTACGATCAGGGCGCGCACGCCGCTGGCGACCTTTTTTCCACGCACGATTTCCGCTGCTGCGGCCAAGTCCTCCAGCCGCCCATTCGTACAGCTGCCAATGAAAACAACGTCTATCGGGAGGCCCTCGATTGCCTGTCCCGGCGCGAGACCCATGTAATCGAGCATCGCGTGTAGTTGCGGCTTCTGCTGTTCTGGAAAGTCTTCAGGATCGGGAACCACACCATTGATAGGTACGACCGCATCAGGGCTTGTTCCCCATGTGACCATGGGCGCCACATCGCGGGCGTCGATGATGACGGTCTTGTCGAATTTCGCCGAAGCGTCAGATCGCAGCGCACCCCATCTTTCGACTGCTGCGTCGAATTCTTCACCTTGCGCAACATTCGGGCGGCCATGCAACCAATCAAAAGTCTTTCGGTCCGGCGCAATCATGCCTGCGCGAGCACCTGCTTCGATGGTGAGATTACATAACGTCATTCGCCCGGCCATATCGAGCGCTTCGACAGCAGCTCCGGCATATTCGACGACGTATCCGGTGCCGCCTGCGGTCCCGAGTGTACCGATCACATGAAGAGCAAGATCCTTTGCCGAGGCGCCCGCGCATAGGGCGTTGTCGATCCGAACAAGCATCGTTTTTGACGGCCTCTGACGCAGGGTTTGCGTAGCAAGTACGTGCTCAACTTCACTGGTTCCGATCCCGAATGCCAAAGCGCCAAATGCTCCATGGGTCGATGTATGGCTGTCTCCACAAACGATAGTCATGCCGGGTTGGGTCAGGCCAAGCTCCGGTCCGACGACATGCACGATGCCCTGCCGCGCGCTGCGTAAGGGAATGTAGGGGACTTTAAACTGCTCGACATTGCGCTCCAGCGTTTCGACCTGGAGCCGGCTGGCCGGGTCTTCAATCGGTCCGTCACGGTTATCGGTGGGCACATTGTGGTCAGCCACTGCGATCGTCAGCTCAGGATGTGCGACGGTCCGGTCTTGCATGCGCAAGCCCTCGAATGCCTGGGGGCTAGTAACTTCGTTCACGAGGTGCCGGTCGATGTGAAGAAGCCACGTCCCGTCGTCCATCTCCAGAATGGCATGAGCATCCCAGATTTTTTCGTACATCGTCCGGGGCGGCATCACACCGCCTCCGTCAATTTTGCGCGCAGGGCATTGCGCACTCGCCCACCGGTTGCCGCGCCCGGTATGCGCTCGGCCTGCAATGATGCAGTCAAGAGGCGATCAAGATCAATCCCGGTTTCGACCCCCATCGCATCTAGCGTCCAGACGAGATCCTCGGTTGCAACATTTCCGGTTGCTCCCGGAGCGAATGGACAGCCGCCGAGGCCGGCGAACGCTGAATCGATCACCGTCACACCTTCCCCCATAGCCGCGAGTGCATTCGCCACCCCCAGTCCATATGTATCGTGACCATGGAAAGCCCATCCGCCGACTTGCGGGATTTCGGAGACCGCGCGGGCAAACAATGCAGAGACCCTGTCTGGGGTGACCCGCCCGGTCGTGTCGCAAAGGGCGATTTCGGCTGCAGGTGTAATCTCCGACAATCGCGCGAGGATTTGCAGAACCGCGTCCTGTGCTACCGGCCCGTCAAAGGGACAGTCGAAGGATGTAGCCAAATTGATCCTGACCTTCACTTCGGACGGCAATTCGCTGACCAGCAGCGCAAACTCCTCGACCGATTCTTCTGGAGTACGACGCACATTGCTCTGGTTGTGCGCCGGCGATGCGGACATCACGAAGGCAATATGCCCGGCACCGGCCTGGAGCGCCCGCTCGGCTTGACGGTTGGTAGGAACCAGCATCTGGACATCAAGATCTGCGTATCTGGCGCAGTGCGCGAGAATTTCGGGCGCGTCGGCCATCTGCGGAACCGCGCTGGTACTGACAAAGGCGCCCGCCTCCATCCGCCTGATGCCTGCTGCATAGAGGCGATCGATGAATTCGAACTTTTGCTCGGTCGGAATAAAGTCCTTGATCGGTTGGAAACCGTCACGAGGTCCGACCTCGACAATCTGGATTTTACGCATTGTCACTTGAGCACTCCGCTCTGCTGTAATTGCGCGATCTTCCCGGCATCATAGCCAAGCAGTTCGCGCACGATCCGCACGCCGTCGGCACCGGTCTCGGGGCCGGTATTGCGCACGCTCCCAGGTGCGCCGGGAAAATGCGGCACGATTCCCGGATGCAGGACATCGCCGAACCGGGGATCAGCGACCTCCCGCACCATTCCGCGCGCACGGTATTGTTCGTCGGTCGCGATATCTTCCGCAGTGTACACTTTTGACGAAGGTATGCCCGCCGATTCCAGCGAATAGAGCAGCTGCTGCGTATCGAGCGACTGCGACCACCCGGTAATGATCCGATCGAGTTCCGATGCGTTCGCGACCCGTTCGGCATTGCCCGCGAAGCGTTCGTCCCCGATCAAGTCCCTGCGTTCCATCAGTTCTGCAAGGGCCGCGAATAACGGCTCCGAGTTCGCCGCGATCAGGACGAACTCGCCTTGCTTAGAGGGATATGCGTTGGAGGGTGCCGCCGTGGCGATGGCCCCTCCGGTCGGCTGCTTTATCCGTCCAAGCGCGCCAAATTCAGGGAGCATCCCCTCCATCAGGCTCAAAACGCTCTCCGTCAGCGCGACATCGACGGTCTGATACCGTTGATCACTCCCCCTGCGCTCGCGCCGCCACAGCGCTGAGACGATGCCCAGCGCTGCATAAAGACCGGCGAGCGAGTCGCCGACGCTGATGCCTACCCGGACTGGCGGAAGATCGGATGTACCGGGCGGGTGGTCGGTCAGATAGCGCAGCCCCCCAACGGCCTCGCCAATGACGCCGAACGCGGCACGATCCTTACCGGGACCCGTTTGCCCATACCCAGAGATATGGGCGACGATAAGATCGCGATTGCCTTCACGCAGAACATCCGGACCCAGACCCATTTTCGTGAGCTGACCGGGGCGGAAATTCTCGACCACGACATCGCATTTCTGCGCAAGATCGATAGCGATCCTTCGACCTTCCTCGGACTTTAGATCGAGAGCGATGCTTTGCTTGTTGCGACCGTGGACCGACCACCAGAGGGATTTGCCATCGACCTGGGCACCCCACTGCCGGACCGGGTCGCCACGCAGAGGTTCGATCTTTACGACCTCAGCCCCGAGATCGGCTAGCAAGCGGGTACAGAACGGCGCGGCCACGAAGTGGCCGATCTCAAGCACTCTGACCCCGTCAAGAACGCCTGGCAGGGTTGCGGACTCGCTCACGAGGCAGCGTCCTGCGCTTCCCTCGTCAGACGGTCGTAGCGCTCGACGCGGGCGGGATCGACCACTAGCGGGCGTTCATAGGAAGGATCGCTTGTATCGCGGCTCGCCTGCTGCCCCGTTTCGGCCACAGCAAATTCATGAGGCGCGATGCAGTCGAAGTTTGGGGCTCCCTCCGGCGTCTTGCTTCCTTCGATCGTATTGATCGATGGTGCGACCCAGTCGACGATATATTTGCGATGCGCGATGGCCCATTTGCCTTCGCGCTTCTCCATCCGGTCGATGTAGCGACCGCCGATTGAACTGAACGGGGCGCCTGTCGTGTTCATTGCCGAGTAGGAGAGATAGGTTTCGCAATGGGCGGTTTCACCGTCAATTTCCACATGATGATTGCCGATCATGTGCTGGGTCGCGCTCTGATATTGGCCGTGCAGGTTCTTGACCCAGTCCCAGAACGCGTCGGGTGGCCCGACAAAACTGCCGTGATCGTCCATCGCATCGGGGTGATAAGCCGACATAACCATGTCCCGATCAAGTCGATCGCACCCGCGGCAATAGCGCACCACGACGTCATAGATTTCCTGGCGATCCATGAGATAGGTCAGCTTCGCTTCCATCTCTTCTATCGTCATGCTCATATACCACTCTCCATGTTCCAGCCGGCCGCGTGTCTGATCCGATCAAGCAATCGGTGCAGCTTCAAGGCGTCGGCAAAATCCGGCACGCTGGCGGCACCGGTCCTCAGGTCTTTGGAAACTGCGTGATAGGCATGCGCCACGCTATCGGCGTGACTGTCCTCCGCAGTCGTGCACTGGCGATAGATCGGGGGAATTTGGAGCGGCCGCAGCTCTTCCTCGCCCTGCCCGCCGCTTATATCAAGATGACCGTATTGCAGGTGACCGCTGCCGGACTCGATCAGGAGCGCTCCGGAATCACCGGAAATTTCCCAACGCAGATTGCCTGCAGGAGACTCTCGGCCGGTATAGTGCAGCGAAGCGACCGCGCCCGATTGAAGGGTGCCCGATACGACCACCTCATCCGGTCCATTGGCTGCGATTGTCTCCCCGGTGTCGGTGAGTTTTACCTGAGGAAACTGCACCGCCATTGTCGCGTCGAGTTCCGCGAATTCGCCAAGAACCCACGTGAAACCGTCGATCATATGGCCGAAGGGGATCGTGAAGAGAGTAGCCCCGAGACTGTCATCGAGCGTGTAGGCAAGCGAAGCGAGCGCTTGGCCGCTCCAGGGAAACCCGCCGGAGCCCGTCACTCGGGTCG encodes:
- a CDS encoding flavodoxin domain-containing protein; protein product: MLTADQSIVADGRDVSADAGAQTLVEEAVMATATERPKLVTILYATETGASEDVAGALSREAEAADLRVTCQDVADFDPEDLDTLDVLLFVTSTTGEGEVPYTAEEFFEAVESEDCPDLSGIRYSVLALGDSTYEQFCEAGKRLDRALATAGAVRIQDRVDCDVDYEDTAAQWRGSVLAKLIGEEAAKPVAEAEIAGSVERSPRYEPLTACVTENRILTAPGSTKATRHIALEFVDEPPAYAPGDALGLIAHNDDGVVDALLKALSFDPAIQVPSNGRMISVASALAESYEICALTPRFIEGWSKLASSPELEALQSDDQARIAFMHANHVIDVIRQYPLTGVSAEEFISLLRPLQPRLYSIASSQRVTAREVHLTVAPVEYELQGEARRGVATGQLVLRAPVGSQVQVYIQPNEHFRLPAPTTPIIMIGPGTGIAPFRGFLQERSCETLRGKAWLLFGERNREFDFLYREELEGYLSDGILTRLDTAFSRDGSEKVYVQHRIAEHSDDIVAWIDAGAHIYICGDAGMANDVHDAIVQALARSKQLDAGGAENILNTMRRAKRYQRDVY
- a CDS encoding Rieske 2Fe-2S domain-containing protein yields the protein MTKIEAAGRTICVAHLEEHGFRAIDDRCTHEDESLSEGYLCDESVECPMHSSRFSFLTGEVTGVPAWIPVRTYPVEVEGDSVFLIIEESEEASA
- a CDS encoding cytochrome P450, translated to MASDSSAQAGQCPFSRVEIEKLDVLQKVLRSKAVEEDANVSADNYLHPDELGAINVKAFQEGNLAMSKGDAHRKRRRLLNQLVRPEQLVHYREEIILPAVQRWMGRKAEENADGTFSIDLAGVVELIFLEFAAKIIGIQGVESEEGMARLRGCALPIFGGLSAAHFENREEVTNAGLEARKVFVEEFYKPSLEFAKSQLAQVKAGNLSEDEVPLNLLHMIATEAVEDYADEETGVKEAILFFVATTGTSAQAVMSTVDYLIGWFEEHPEDRQRIEDMEFVSNALQETLRLRAPFIPYLTRLAVDDVDAEEVAIKAGDEIHAYIARAGRDSDVFGGDSNQFNPDRTIPEGINRYGLAFATGPHQCLGLRTVLGNDGKSGSHLRMVQGLFRAGIRRDPDQQVQTLPLKHSDDPRDQIPTFVSFPVILDNWSKVA
- a CDS encoding IS5 family transposase, which gives rise to MWTDTSRQQHSRPGLRYPSDLRDAEWALIEPLLPPAKPGGRPRCADLREVMNAILYLATSGCQWRMLPKDFPPLSTVQRYFYAWRDSGLWQTINHLLVMAARQIEGREASPSAGVIDSQSVKTTESGGPRGYDAGKKIMGRKRHIITDTLGLMLFVTIHAASIQDRDGAVDLIKAIRYRFPWLRHLFADGGYAGDKLIGALQGHGQWTLEIVRRCDTARGFVLLPRRWVVERTFAWLGRCRRLAKDWERTIESSTAWTTIAHIRRLTRLIASHCQIA
- a CDS encoding SDR family oxidoreductase, with the translated sequence MRFDGKTVMITGAGSGIGQEAAAAFIAEGATVAGIDLSEGGLTSTGNMLGDGERRFHPIVADVGDENSVRSAVKEAHSINGRLDIAFNNAGITQSSSLAADIPVDEFERVLRINVMGVWLCMREQIQLMLQQDSGGAIVNTASFLSVHSMAQQTAYVASKAAVLGMSKNAAIEYAEQNIRINCVAPGGTPTGMMKQSLSGLDADAEVAARQAIANMHPMKRLASTRDIANAVMFLSSPEAAFVTGIFLPVDGGWSAL
- a CDS encoding alpha/beta fold hydrolase; this translates as MPQRFELEFEWLHLAYDESQAFTETYGFAGNQGAVNVEGILIRPRDQPSDTLQVYMHPASTLQLLPVPREAAHRGAHVLCAGSRYARNDTACILEKVLLDLGAYIRHAKEVLGYKHVVLVGWSGGGSLSLFYQSQAENPSITGTPAGDPIDLAGARLIPADAVVFQAAHSSRAQLLLDVIDPSVIDEDDPDTRDQSLDIYGDQVNPPFDTAFLERYRGAQLARVRKITANVKDTLERLRNAGGKEKERGFVTHRTLADPRFLDPALDPNDRPIGWCYLGDPETVNSGPVGLARFSTLRSWLSQWSIDDTNADGIKCAEQISAPLLLIENSADDAVPSYHCQSVFKAAGTVDKQYHRIDGATHYYVGQPDHLSRAIDLTEGWLADRRLLGR
- a CDS encoding LuxR C-terminal-related transcriptional regulator, which gives rise to MPFWTQLSETKLMQLESEFPKLIMSIGQKSFGAHLLRLLNATCGAEHASVFNLTKDDLVEITAVSIDGSDTAHRQVEIYLKEGLWRKDPSLDEARQQLRIEDAAVVRTDVEHLSNPTLRDLVYGEPHVQDRLLICARNGDNILGLSVLRTSKKGPFTSEDVESIRSISNSIFAVVAKHINLSWDGPDVSVALTSLEEIEACIEECASELPRREAQVSARIIFGMTTTGIGLELEISDETVMTYRKRSYQRLEIATQRELLLWYLELWSKWQNRSTRECDLTLSNSDRDRDRRLPRASTGITSRKTIGSQVSAAA
- a CDS encoding VOC family protein, whose product is MTVHETQSTKLTPLMLNHAAWVTHDVEATADFYMNVMGMDLASTVVGNSVPSTGDEFPYFHIFFRMKDGSTIAFFEAPGLPERPAVSHPAYEIFDHIALQAESREEVDEWFDWLTSKGLEVVGPTDHDGLIYSVYFKDPNGIRLEITYPTDPDWNNHSEKGIAHLKAWKDGKQRAIEMGSDIVQSMTNVINDIKRAR